The DNA window AATCTTTACCAACAGACATATTTCAGAGGATCATTCCACGTGGTATATTAAATCTCGGACAAAGTCTGAGGTGTTGTTATTGATTCTTCAGACAGTGTCTGAAGAATTATTACAGACCGATACATAAGATAAAATTGACTCATTAAATTCAAATTGACATAACTGAAGCCTTTTCCAAACCTTTTCATTAAATCGACTGTTAATTTCTT is part of the Deltaproteobacteria bacterium genome and encodes:
- a CDS encoding DUF1016 N-terminal domain-containing protein → RKTAVRYVNTALVATYWLMGRRIVEYEQRGNKRAEYGKMLLKKLTVDLMKRFGKGFSYVNLNLMSQFYLMYRSVIILQTLSEESITTPQTLSEI